A stretch of Vigna angularis cultivar LongXiaoDou No.4 chromosome 4, ASM1680809v1, whole genome shotgun sequence DNA encodes these proteins:
- the LOC108330973 gene encoding probable cyclic nucleotide-gated ion channel 16: protein MKSDFYRLAVSSHFSSFPKSFSLRKKVPWWYQILNPRSKFVARWNRTFLYVCIAALFLDPLYFYFPITGDKACMQTDLVLGVFVTFSRTVADLFFLFHVVLKFRTAYVAPNSRVYGRKELVTDPRDIASRYLKSDFIIDLLATLPLPQIVVWFVIPAVKNSTVAHVNHTLSLIVLIQFIPRLFQIFPLQRRILKTSGLIAKTALAGALYNLGSYMLASHVLGATWYVASIQRQYECWIITCKQEMNKTHSPSCTPSFLDCATLDHRERQAWFKRTRVLSNCDALNNKNEFQFGLFADAFTDHVSSSRFVQKYFYCLWWGLKNLSSYGQNLQTSTYSGETLFSSFICIAGLILFAHLIGNMQNYLQSTTARIEEWRLRQKDTEEWMNHRQLPPELQQRVRRFVQYKWLATRGVDEEAILRALPLDLRRQIQRHLCLDIVRRVPFFGQMDDQLLDAICERLVSSLNTKDSYIVREGDPVREMLFIIRGQVESSTTDGGRTGFYNSITLRPGDFCGEELLTWALMSSSNLNLPSSTRTVKSISEVEAFALRAEDLKFVSNQFKRLHSKKLQHAFRYYSHQWRAWGAHFIQAAWRRHRKRKLAMELLGKESLYYTNVVEIVEEDDDDCDAGDAGGGAGESSSGPSVGFQNLGATVLASKFAANTRKGKIKTVKINLPDSDSLKMPKMFKPTEPDFSTFHD from the exons ATGAAAAGCGATTTCTATCGACTCGCAGTTTCATCGCACTTCAGCAGTTTCCCCAAATCCTTCTCCCTGAGAAAGAAAGTGCCATGGTGGTACCAAATCCTAAACCCTCGATCCAAGTTCGTGGCCAGATGGAACCGCACCTTCCTCTACGTCTGCATCGCCGCGCTCTTCCTCGACCCTCTCTACTTCTATTTTCCCATCACGGGGGACAAGGCCTGCATGCAGACCGACCTCGTCCTCGGAGTCTTCGTCACCTTCTCCCGCACCGTCGCCgatctcttcttcctcttccacgTCGTCCTCAAGTTCCGCACCGCCTACGTCGCTCCCAACTCTCGCGTTTATGGCCGCAAAGAACTCGTCACAGATCCTCGTGACATCGCCTCACGCTACCTCAAATCTGATTTCATTATCGATCTCCTCGCAACCCTTCCTCTTCCTCAG ATAGTGGTATGGTTCGTGATTCCAGCGGTGAAAAATTCTACAGTGGCTCATGTAAATCATACTTTATCTTTGATTGTGCTCATTCAATTCATTCCTAGATTGTTTCAAATTTTTCCTCTGCAACGGAGAATCTTGAAGACCAGTGGACTTATTGCCAAAACTGCCTTGGCAGGAGCCTTATACAATCTTGGTTCCTACATGCTCGCTAGCCAT GTTTTAGGAGCCACGTGGTATGTAGCTTCTATTCAGAGACAATACGAATGTTGGATAATAACATGCAAACAAGAGATGAACAAAACGCATTCTCCATCTTGTACTCCTTCGTTTTTGGACTGTGCTACTCTTGACCACCGAGAAAGGCAAGCTTGGTTCAAACGCACCAGAGTTCTCAGTAATTGCGATGCCCTCAATAACAAAAATGAGTTTCAGTTTGGACTTTTCGCTGATGCTTTCACCGATCACGTTTCCTCATCAAGATTCGTCCAAAAATACTTCTACTGCCTCTGGTGGGGTTTAAAGAATCTAAG TTCATACGGACAAAATCTTCAGACTAGCACTTACAGTGGTGAAACATTGTTTTCAAGTTTCATATGCATCGCAGGTCTAATCCTGTTCGCGCATCTCATTGGTAACATGCag aattatCTGCAATCTACAACTGCTAGAATTGAAGAGTGGAGACTTAGACAAAAAGATACAGAAGAGTGGATGAATCATCGGCAGCTACCACCAGAACTGCAACAAAGGGTTCGACGGTTTGTTCAATATAAATGGCTGGCCACCAGAGGAGTAGACGAAGAAGCCATTTTGCGTGCTTTGCCCTTGGATCTTCGCCGCCAGATTCAGAGGCATCTCTGTCTCGACATTGTTCGTCGG GTTCCATTTTTCGGGCAAATGGATGACCAGCTTCTGGACGCAATATGCGAGAGGCTGGTGTCGTCACTGAACACGAAGGACTCGTATATCGTGCGAGAAGGCGATCCAGTGAGGGAGATGCTCTTCATCATCAGAGGGCAGGTGGAGAGCTCCACCACCGACGGTGGCAGAACAGGGTTCTATAACTCCATCACCCTCCGCCCGGGGGACTTCTGCGGCGAGGAGTTGCTCACGTGGGCCCTCATGTCCTCCTCCAACCTCAACCTCCCTTCCTCCACGCGCACCGTGAAGTCCATCTCGGAAGTAGAGGCTTTCGCGCTCCGCGCTGAGGACCTAAAATTCGTGTCGAACCAGTTCAAGCGGCTCCACAGCAAGAAGCTGCAGCACGCCTTCCGCTACTATTCGCACCAGTGGAGGGCATGGGGGGCCCACTTCATCCAGGCGGCGTGGCGGCGGCATCGCAAGAGGAAGCTGGCGATGGAGCTGCTGGGGAAGGAGAGCCTGTACTACACGAATGTGGTGGAGATAGTAGAGGAGGATGATGATGATTGTGATGCAGGTGATGCTGGAGGTGGTGCGGGTGAGAGTTCGAGTGGTCCCAGCGTGGGTTTTCAGAATCTTGGGGCTACCGTTTTGGCTTCTAAATTCGCTGCGAACACCAGAAAGGGAAAGATTAAGACGGTGAAAATTAATCTTCCTGATTCTGATAGTTTGAAGATGCCCAAGATGTTCAAGCCTACGGAACCCGATTTCTCCACTTTCCATGATTAA